Below is a genomic region from Bombus pascuorum chromosome 7, iyBomPasc1.1, whole genome shotgun sequence.
CCATCCATTATTTCACCCTTGCATCTTCTTGTAGTTTCTCATACCAGATGATTCTTTCCTTTACATCCACGCCActattttcgtattatttcactcgattctctaattttttaccAGTCCTTCGACGCCTTCTCCATCTTCGTTTCGTCTCGTCCCTATTCGACGAAAAGCGTTTTCCTTCCACGTTCGCCACAAGATCTTTACTCTGCCCAAGATCTCCAACAAACGTCGTAAGTCATCTCCTCATCCCCGCGAAAGGACAACAATATGAGTCTCTGTGCGCGAAAGAGGCTGGCAGCTCTCCGAGCAACGCCTTCGAGCGACGATTCAACACCAACCAGTCCAGTTCCTATCGAAAGCTGTCCGCGAGCTGGTCGAGCAGGGTCACGTCTTTCTAGTGAGATCGAGGGGCGGCCCCGTGTCCTGTAGCAGCTCGTTGTCCTCGCTGTCCGTCGACCTTTCCTCTTCCGTGCTACCAGTCGCATCCACCTCTTGCCCGTCCATCTTGCCAGCCTTCATACTCAAGTCGATCGGTTCTTCCTGCTCTGGACCCAAAGAACGCAGAAACGCTAGACTCTTATCGTATGCTTCTATTTGACTCCTTTGACAACCTCCGTCCACTTCTCTGCACTCGTCACGGGCACTTCGATTGTCATCGTCCCTTTTAGGCGACGGTGTCGACCTAGGACTCACGCTATCGCTCGAAGAACTCGTTAGGCTAGCTACCATTTGTGGTGTGCCAACCTGGTTCACATAGGGGACTATGAATCGTTGTTGAAACGGGAAAAATGGCGTGTTTAATAGCTGCATGTGTGTCAGAGCTGGATGAAAGAACGGCGGTCCTCTCCACATGGGAAACCTGGACACTTCCGGCCTGAGTAATTCGTGAGGTGCCCTGACCAGGTCCATCGGCCTCAATAGAGGATCCTGGCTGGCTCTTGCTGGAATATCTGGTGTCCTTAATTGAGCAGGAATATCCTGTGGCCTCAGGTCGTCTCTTTTTGGAAACCTGTCCTGATGGTGCTGATGATGGTGGTGATGGTAACTATTCGCGGTGGTGGTTGTCGTCGTGACGATACCCACGACACTAGTGGCACTCGTTGTACCAGGATTCTCGTTAatattgttgttattgttcGCCACGTCCAACGAGCCGAACGCCTTCTCGTACGCGGACTTTGGGTCTTTGATGAGACGCGTTTGAGCCTGGTGCGACTGTTCCTGGAGGAGGCAGTGGATTTTGAACCAGTTGGAGCGACGTCCGTAGCGGGAGCCCGACTTCGACATACCCACCATCAGACACTTCCTCAACCGGCAAGCTTTGCACGCAGTGCGATTCTTCTTGTTGATCACGCACACACCACCGTTCTTGCATTCGGAGATGCTGCCCAGGTTGTTGTAGGTGCGCCCGAAGAACGACTGTGGAGAAGAGAAACGTTCGACGCGGGTTTGTTAAATGAATGgagttaataatttcaattaaagtCGATGGAAGCCCTTGCAAAAAttaaagagaaggaaaattatcgattatattaAGACACGATACAGACGAGCGTGATCGCGTGCGTTTTAGCAATCTGCTGGTTTATATGGAGAAATAGACGAGCTTGCGATCCAGCGTATTTGTATAAAACCTCTGCTCGAAAGTTTTAAAACAGTTATTTTACTagctacaaaattaaaaaattacgtcCATAATGAAGACACTAAGAATTTGACGATTATCTCTACTAACGGAAGTACATGCTATTGCCATATCAATGATTTTGTTGAGGCACGCGCGCAATTTAAAGCTCATAATCTGTaacaaatagtaaaattttagATGAAGTTAAAAGTAGAAGATGTCTAAGACTTTCGAGCCACTGTACATATGTGCATACACGATTGTAACACGTCTGACGATTTTATACATTGCTTGCTGTTCAATAATAACGCACGAGGAAAAATCGCTCGTTTACATCGTATCTACGAGTAATTTTCTATCCaaataaacgtaataaaataaaacaatgcTGTTCGTAACTGAAAATATAACTAACGAGATTCGTAGATAGAATTATTTTGATCGACGAGAGAAAAACGCGTGCCCTATTTTTAAGTTTATGTCGATAAAAGATGGCTCTATTACAACCCAAACAGATCTGCATTCTTTCCAGAAACGACCAGTACGTGTAAAGAAATCACCGCAAAGAAATTACACGTTTTATACACAATCGATCAATTTGGTTACGAAAACACGAATTCGAACTTTCCACGAGAAACATGAAACCGAAGACCCGTGGGTCAACACGGTCGGTACAGTGCCCGGTAATTGTAACGTGAGGATGATGCACGCGTCTGCACGCTTAAGgctacaattttatttgcattcgAATGTGTGTtcgaaatatgtacatatatatgtgtatatatatatacacacacatataccttgaggaagaaaagagataaagaaaaaatgggtaggagaaagacgaagagTAGGAGCGAAAGATGCGAGAATATAAACGGCCATTGAAATTTTTCCGTCGGTCTGATGATCTAAAGAGAGCAAAGGGGTTCGTGGATACTGACCTTGCAACCTTCGCACGTGAAGGCCCCGAAGTGAAAACCCGCGGCCGGCTCTCCGCAGACCCTGCAGAGCTGATTCATCTGCAACAAAAAGATGCGACATGTGGTTACGCTTCGGCTAAGAAACCGAAGACGCTTAGAATGCAGCGGTGATCATGCTGCAAGCACGCGCAATATGTGCCAATCATGGAAGCGTTTCTTGCTCGTCTCACGACGATCTCCGCCACGATGtagacgaagaagagaaagacgaagagaaagaaacgaacgatgaAGATGagaaaaaaagcaaagaaaaatgaacgatAAAAGAATAGTAATTTCTTGGACACAGGCAAACGATACCAGATAAGAAAGCATCGGCGATATCCATCGACGGTGCTCCTGCTGCTAACGCTATTTATTTCAGTGACGATCGCGGGACACCGTTTAGCGACGTTGGGATTTATCATTTCGATGTTCGATCAGCTCCTAGTCGATAGGACATTCGAGTATCCCGTGACGTTTTCGCGTCCAACTGTTTCAACTAAACCTTTGACTACACCGTACACCGATTTAAGATAGAAACGCGTGTACCGAATGCCGTGTATCTTTGAGAAAAGTCTTGGATGATTCGCGCGTGATTTATCGCACGACCGAGAAAAGGATACATGAATGATGGGATCGATTCGCGGCATGGCGATTCCGTACGAATCGATCGTAACGTTATTTGATTGGCCGCCAATCACCAAGCAACTTGTTCATAAGAGTTGAGAATCGTTGAAATATGTACAGAGATGGAGAAAGAGATGTGTccatgtgtgtgtatgtgtgtgtgtgtgcatGTTCGAAAAGAGACGTAGTCACGATAAAAAGGGGACCTTTTCTTGCCTTCTCCCCGGAGGTTGCAAGAAGAACCGGGGATTCGGTTGCGAGACCATGTTCCTATTAAAACCTAGTTAGCCAGTCATTACGGACTGCATCGTGTAGAACGCAGAGGTTCGGTCGCGACGATCCAGCGAGAAAGGATGACCGACACGGGAAAGGTAAAATCGTACGTGGACGGGAGAACGTGCATACGATTCGTAAATAACCATGTTGTTTCGTACAATGCTTCAATGGGAGGGtgtatcgaatttttattgaaaatatttgaaatgtcTGCGTACAGAATTTACTTCCACTTTGTAAATCTTTATACGAGATATACAGATCAATTTCATCGagagttttttttatttaagttgATGTTACAATGTCGACGTACGTTATGGATACGTGAAAAATGCCTTTAATAAAGTCacgaaaaagataatataCGACGATCATCTGATGTAAACAAGcagtaacaaaaataaattcgtaCGTGAAAGAGAACGCGCGGAAGAATCGTGCTAGACTCGATTCCCGTATCGCAACGAAGGGTGTATCGATACCAGTTTGCGATTTCGTAAGGAAAAGGCAATCGTCCGTGTAAAGGGAGCGTACGTCGAAATAACATTACATCAGCTCGCATACGTACTTTCAAGAGAATCGAGAATCTCTCGGAATAGCGGGGATCAAAGGTCCACGATGgatgtttcgaaatatttttagaattcgatttttcttcgcgttttAATCGATACGCTGGTATACGTATCCGTTACACGGTGGTATCTCGCGTGAGATCGAGACGATTCGGAGGAGAAGCCTCGTTTGACGTTCTACTCGAAAGAATTTGATCCATCTTTTGCTTAGACACTGCGTGTCCGTGATAGTTCGAGCGTGGAATGTAATGTGGTAATCGGTTACGCGTGAAAAGGTGTCTTGACGAGCTGGACGAGATGATCGACAGCGAACAAGgattaaaaaaagtaattagAGGATTCGATGATGAGAGAAACTGACGTGTTGTTTACGATCCTCGCGTTTTCTTCGTGAAAGAGCAAACCAAGAGTCGGAGAGCTTTAAAGGCTAAGATAATAGCGTCGATCGTCTTTGCATGGAAAATCACAAATGGTTGTCGAAGTGTCATATGGTAAGTTTGATGGGAAGATACTTGGACTGTAAAAACGATCAGTGTTTGGTTAATGAAGGGAAACACAAGTGACACGATAATGTTATGCCATCTTTTAAGAATTGTTGGATCTGTTTTCCCACTATCTTTTagcaaacaatttttaatcgtgTCTTATTAATTCAACGATCTTTGATCAAGCATATAAGGTCACTCTCATCCTCTGATCGTAAGTATCAGACTTACTCTAGCagtgttactttatatcttttttttatttgtcaaattaAAACTCTCATTAAATAGAGATCATCTTCGTCATGCTTAAGACAATTATATAACGATGCTGATATCATCCATTCAATTATCTTATACTCTGTTACTCATAATTATGTCCTGATACGGGGAATACAACTAGTACAATACTGATATGTATCATGCACCCTATGCCATCTTATATACAGCCAATTATAAAcccaaagaaaaagaaacctCGACGCCATTGATTCCCACCGAATCAACGAAATTCTCCTCTGACGATCTTCCGTCGCGCCAAAGGATGAACGTTCGTACCGTGGCGCGTATCAAAAATGATTTCCCGTTTCAGCGAGTCCGCGTATCTGGGTGAGTCGGCGGCTGATGGCTTCTTGTGGGAACGGCCGGCTAAGGCGCATAGCCCGAGCCCAGGTAAAAAAGGTTAAACATCCAACAGATGACGCGGCTGTGTCACCTTGCTTCTAATCCCTGCAGTCGCGCGGTACACTCCAACGGAACTAAATAATGTTCTTCGTGTCCTCTCGATGGACTCTAGCGTTGCCACTAGTCCCCCCATCTTCACCATCCTTTCCGTTGTTCATTCCACGGCGCTTAACTATTCCAGTTACTACACGTAGTTTTTTCAAGTAGAATTACCCTGTTATGAGACGTCTCGCAAAGCCTATGGTCCACAGATATGGTATATTCTAGTAACTGGAATAGTTAAACGAGGGGATGTTAATGTACGGTATGTTCTCGATGTTTTCGAactttaaaatgtaattacaacTAAGTTACAGAAAGTAGCACTTGAGTGTTACAAGAACCAAAAAATTAGATCCGAATTACAAAAGAGGGAATTGTAACTCTGAAACTAAGGTTATTTAGATCCATGTTTATCGAAACTTCCTTGGTTTGTCCTAATCGGTACCACGCGTTGCTCGAGTTTGGCACCAACTTTTTGACATACTCTGTATGTGTCTTTCTAAAAGTCATTCATtctgtcaaacgttatacacgGTCCTTTTTCAATCCTTTCGTTATTATATCAAGAATTAGCGATCAATAGATCGACaacaaatttgtttattcTGTGTAAAATTCCAGATTAAATTACGGTGATGAATCTTAGGCGATTCAACGCGCACTGGTGTTCGTCGAAACACGTATCCACCGTTGTAACCATAGGCTAACGCATTCTACCAGATGTCTCTCGACCGCCATGATATTTCGACCTCTCTTGGTTCGACCGCTTAATCGCACACCCGCATCCTACACGGGGACGTCTCATTAAGTAACGGCGCGAAGGTAATGCCGATGACGAATGACACTCGAGGAAGAAATGAAAGTAGCGTGCTAACCGGGGATATTTTTCCCCGCGTTACACGGCTGATGATTCGCCTTTACGCCGTGGCGCGCACGCACGCTTCACGCCACTTTTTTTCAAAAGGCCCACAGCAGCAAAAGGCGCTGCTGGGAAATGTAGGCCTGTCGGAACAACGGTGCCTTTATCCTCCTCAGCCTTTTTATCCTGGAGTCAAGCACTGGGATTGGGAGGCCACGAAGCGTAATTACCCGGGATTTTTATTGGGTAATTGTTGCTGGAAGGGTTGAAGATGACGTGAATGACGGAGATGACGTAGATGATCTTCGAGACCAGAGAATTGTGCGAAAATTAAGATTATTTCAcgttgaagaattttattGCGAAGTAGGAATGTCGATGGAATGAGAAAATTGCGAGGGTGTTATTTTAATCGTTGCAACCAAGCTGCGTTACTTTCTCATGCAGGCATTGGCGACGACTCGAAAAGCGAATACAAATGCGAtacaagatataaat
It encodes:
- the LOC132908663 gene encoding nuclear hormone receptor family member nhr-25-like, which encodes MDVGDLSSSAGLAGSGSIPVATGVGVITSTTSATAGWWTPTSTIATAAANTDVMNQLCRVCGEPAAGFHFGAFTCEGCKSFFGRTYNNLGSISECKNGGVCVINKKNRTACKACRLRKCLMVGMSKSGSRYGRRSNWFKIHCLLQEQSHQAQTRLIKDPKSAYEKAFGSLDVANNNNNINENPGTTSATSVVGIVTTTTTTANSYHHHHHQHHQDRFPKRDDLRPQDIPAQLRTPDIPARASQDPLLRPMDLVRAPHELLRPEVSRFPMWRGPPFFHPALTHMQLLNTPFFPFQQRFIVPYVNQVGTPQMVASLTSSSSDSVSPRSTPSPKRDDDNRSARDECREVDGGCQRSQIEAYDKSLAFLRSLGPEQEEPIDLSMKAGKMDGQEVDATGSTEEERSTDSEDNELLQDTGPPLDLTRKT